The window CATCAGCTCAGGTGGCGGTGTCTACGCACTGCCAATGACTTCGCTCTACAACGCCTCGAAATTCGCGCTGGAAGGCTTCTCGGAGTCGTTGGCCTACGAACTAGCCGGTCTGGGCATAAGTGTGAAGATCGTCGAGCCAGGCGGCGTCGTAAGCACCAATTTCGTCCGGCGCAGCGGAGAAGAAGCCGGCAAAGCCGAGCCTTTGTCCGACTACACTCCGTTCGTCACTGCGATCCACGCGGCCTTCGAGGGCTTGCGCGCCTCGCGTGCCGGTGCCACGAGCGAAGACGTCGCCGAGGCGATCTTCACCGCGGCGACCGATGGCACTGATCAGTTGCGCTATGTCGCCACCGAGAACATCAAGCCGTGGGTCGCTGCCCGACGCGAAACCTCGGAAGCCGAGTACATGGCCTTCATGCGCGCGCGGGTCGCGCCGAAGCTGGACTAAGTCTGCGTGACGTCGTCGGCTAACTTGCCGACGGCGTCGCGGGCTTAAACACCATCGCAAAACCGTCCATGCAGTAGCGCAGGCCGGTGGGCTTCGGGCCGTCGTCGAAGACGTGGCCGAGATGGCCGCCGCAGCGGCGGCAGTGGATCTCGGTCCGGGTCATGCCGAACGTCGAATCCTTGCGCTCGCCGACGGCGTTCGCCAGCGGCTGGTAGAAGCTCGGCCAGCCGGTGCCGCTTTCGAATTTGGTCTCGGACGAGAACAGCGGATTGTCACAGCCGGCGCAGGCGAAGATGCCCTTGCGATGCTCCTTCAGCAGCGGGCTCGATCCCGGCCGCTCGGTCCCTTCCTTGCGCAGGATCTCGTACTGCTGCGGCGTCAGCTGCTTGCGCCACTCCGCATCGGTCTTCTCGATCTCGAACTTCTCGGCGGCGGCTTCGGCCGGCGTCACGCGCAGCCACTTGAACGACAGCAGCGCGGCCAGGCCTGCGACGGAGGCGAGCAAAAATCGGCGGTCGATCATAATAATGGTCTCCTTGCGAGGCAAAAGCAGGCGGCTTCAGACCAAATACGGGCGGACGGGGCGGAAGTTACACAGTTGCGAGAGTATTTTTCTCACTTTCCTGCGAGAAGCCTGCCTCAACCGCCGGAGCTCTCGCCGCCAGTTGACCGCCATGGCGGCCTTGGCCCGCGCGTCCCCGCCTGGCGGTTGGCTTCCGCCAGCCTGATCTCGCGGACCTGCTCCCGCGCCTTGGCGCCTTCGCGATATCTCGCCAGCGCACCCGCAACCGCCGAACTCTGCCGGTCCCAGAGGCTGATGGCATGGCCGGCGATGCGGCCGGTGCGGCCACCGGCCCAGACCAGTTCGAACGGCGAGAACAGCCGCCAGCGTTCGTCGCCGTCCAGCATGCCGGTGGCGATCAATTGCCCGGCCATGGCCGTGGTGTTGAGGCCCTGCCGGCCGAAGCCGCTGGCGACCCAAAGGCCGGGGCGGATCTGGCCGACCTGCGGCATGCCGTGCACGGTCTGTCCGACTGCGCCGCCGAATGTCTCTGATATGGCGACCTTGCCGAGCGTCGGGAAGACGGTGCGAATGCGCCGCGCGATGGCGCCGGCGTAACGCTGCGGCCGCGCCGCCCAGGTGGTCTCCGGGCTCGACCACATCAGCCGATCGCCCTCGACGACGCGGAAATGGTCGATGCCGTCGGTGTCGGTCACCGAGCCCTGGAATGTCATCGCCTCGGCCAGCCGTTCGCCGAGCGGCTCCGTCACCGCCGCGTAGCGCCACACCGGCAGCAGGGTTTGCGACAGCCGCAGCGCGGGCGCACCGAGGTGAATGTTGCCGGCCAGCACGATATGCGACGCCCGCAGTCCCGCCGACGGCGTCACGATGCGCTTGCGGATGCCGGCG is drawn from Nitrobacteraceae bacterium AZCC 2146 and contains these coding sequences:
- a CDS encoding NAD(P)-dependent dehydrogenase (short-subunit alcohol dehydrogenase family) (product_source=COG1028; cath_funfam=3.40.50.720; cog=COG1028; pfam=PF00106; superfamily=51735), giving the protein MTRTVLITGCSTGFGEATVKLFAARGWNVVATMRKPGAGAALATLGNVLVVRLDVQDQTSIDAAIAAGIARFGRIDALVNNAGFGLFGVFEATARDKIQEQFDVNVFGVMDVTRALLPHFRGNKSGIIVNISSGGGVYALPMTSLYNASKFALEGFSESLAYELAGLGISVKIVEPGGVVSTNFVRRSGEEAGKAEPLSDYTPFVTAIHAAFEGLRASRAGATSEDVAEAIFTAATDGTDQLRYVATENIKPWVAARRETSEAEYMAFMRARVAPKLD
- a CDS encoding glycine/D-amino acid oxidase-like deaminating enzyme (product_source=COG0665; cath_funfam=3.50.50.60; cog=COG0665; pfam=PF01266; superfamily=51905), producing the protein MTAAPTTATDGPDPVALPERSRLTSSFDADVCVVGAGLAGLTIALEAAKRGASVAVLEGRHVGWNASGNQIGAVTPGFGLPLDDLIARVGLEDARELWALSQQGAEYVRANATEERMPGIALSEGALEVSNVDVGDRLIARLQMLGEDFDTEVEGWQIDRVRDVLKTRRYFHGVYYPRAFQIDGRKYLHGLAALARQAGVRIFEDTPAVSFDAAGIRKRIVTPSAGLRASHIVLAGNIHLGAPALRLSQTLLPVWRYAAVTEPLGERLAEAMTFQGSVTDTDGIDHFRVVEGDRLMWSSPETTWAARPQRYAGAIARRIRTVFPTLGKVAISETFGGAVGQTVHGMPQVGQIRPGLWVASGFGRQGLNTTAMAGQLIATGMLDGDERWRLFSPFELVWAGGRTGRIAGHAISLWDRQSSAVAGALARYREGAKAREQVREIRLAEANRQAGTRGPRPPWRSTGGESSGG
- a CDS encoding peptide-methionine (R)-S-oxide reductase (product_source=KO:K07305; cath_funfam=2.170.150.20; cog=COG0229; ko=KO:K07305; pfam=PF01641; superfamily=51316; tigrfam=TIGR00357), coding for MIDRRFLLASVAGLAALLSFKWLRVTPAEAAAEKFEIEKTDAEWRKQLTPQQYEILRKEGTERPGSSPLLKEHRKGIFACAGCDNPLFSSETKFESGTGWPSFYQPLANAVGERKDSTFGMTRTEIHCRRCGGHLGHVFDDGPKPTGLRYCMDGFAMVFKPATPSAS